One genomic segment of Oleidesulfovibrio alaskensis DSM 16109 includes these proteins:
- a CDS encoding TonB-dependent receptor plug domain-containing protein, translating to MKKLLLGCMLLLLMSGALPASAAEAEQKGDPAAGDRPENAVQLEPARKNGGPAANATGPAAHNGTVYRLAPVDVQEETRETGRATIGGKALRSMPSHTGSLTEALKGMPNVQFSNDMISGQTAGEIAPPRISISGAKPYENNFMIDGMSITNRINPSGLGDSASQNDLTVGGGDQTLFYDTQLLDNITVYTSNIPASFGGFVGGVVDGELRDPKMDEWHFSVTGKHTRSKWFTLRGVDENSEKPSSQPRFSINTVSATAEGPVSDTAGLLLAVSRKHSVIPLKREENDGTINDGDQHRISDNFMAKMVVRPSDDLTLKIDATYAPYEEKRWREKWPDSDWFLQNDAYRLGLQAEYETQHGTLSGKTSYMLHGYNRESSSAHRYSNTSTDEQRGGVGDLKQDTQELDMRFDFDSVDYTAGMLTWNVSTGVLWHNTLVDFTAGAAEVDVDVLMAGNRRILTNSKYLEHSQELSLNTLGYYAQTELTLGNFTLTPGLRADYDDFSTNLDIAHRLKAEYDTFGDGSLRLTAGLNRYYGGQLSAYALRRYRPQIVFQQRDMDGDGVFESSKTTYGTDKKHSMSGLDTPYTDEISAGVQGDFLGFEYGVELVKRDYKNQLVSKSDDKKSYYMTNEGKSEYEGITLTLARAVQTQSMGDHVFGLGITKSKRKTFNGSYDEDAYDESNGVRLDYDKVYYNGELTDRNALPADDYNAPVVLTFSWQGHFMEDTLRLNTVTRWRDSATGLMADSRFSDDTPHGTTSGSNTNKSDKWMGENGEYHNAYRHGVISGGFVTDLGVEWDVLKEEEYTLTMLMDVNNVFDESQEVSVTEGEASRGRSFYAGFRCEF from the coding sequence ATGAAAAAGCTTCTTCTGGGCTGCATGCTTCTGCTGCTGATGTCCGGCGCATTGCCTGCGTCGGCTGCAGAGGCTGAACAGAAGGGTGATCCGGCGGCGGGAGACCGGCCGGAAAACGCGGTGCAGCTGGAACCGGCGCGCAAAAATGGCGGGCCTGCAGCCAATGCCACCGGTCCGGCGGCACATAACGGCACCGTGTACCGGCTTGCTCCGGTTGATGTGCAGGAGGAGACGCGCGAGACCGGCCGGGCCACCATAGGCGGCAAGGCGCTGCGGTCCATGCCTTCGCATACCGGTTCGCTTACCGAAGCCCTGAAGGGCATGCCCAACGTGCAGTTTTCCAACGACATGATTTCCGGACAGACAGCAGGGGAAATAGCTCCGCCGCGTATCTCCATTTCGGGTGCAAAGCCGTATGAAAACAACTTTATGATTGACGGCATGAGCATAACAAACCGCATCAACCCGAGCGGGCTGGGGGACAGTGCCTCCCAGAATGATCTGACCGTGGGCGGGGGGGACCAGACACTTTTTTACGATACCCAGCTGCTGGACAACATAACCGTGTACACCAGTAATATTCCTGCCAGTTTCGGAGGATTTGTGGGCGGCGTGGTGGACGGAGAACTGCGTGATCCCAAAATGGATGAATGGCATTTCAGCGTGACAGGCAAACATACCCGCAGCAAGTGGTTCACCCTGCGCGGCGTGGATGAAAATTCTGAAAAACCGTCCAGCCAGCCCCGTTTTTCCATCAACACGGTTTCCGCCACTGCAGAAGGGCCGGTGAGTGATACCGCGGGGCTGCTGCTGGCAGTTTCGCGCAAGCATTCTGTCATACCCCTTAAGCGTGAAGAAAACGACGGCACCATCAATGATGGTGACCAGCACCGCATAAGCGACAACTTCATGGCCAAGATGGTCGTGCGTCCTTCCGACGACCTGACGCTGAAAATCGACGCGACCTATGCCCCCTACGAAGAAAAACGCTGGCGCGAAAAGTGGCCGGACAGCGACTGGTTTTTGCAGAACGATGCATACCGTCTGGGGCTGCAGGCCGAATACGAGACTCAGCACGGTACGCTGAGCGGCAAAACATCGTACATGCTGCACGGCTACAACCGCGAATCGTCTTCGGCGCACCGTTACAGCAACACCTCCACCGATGAGCAGCGCGGCGGCGTGGGTGACCTGAAGCAGGACACGCAGGAACTGGACATGCGTTTCGACTTCGACTCGGTGGACTACACCGCGGGCATGCTGACGTGGAACGTTTCCACAGGGGTGCTGTGGCACAACACGCTGGTCGATTTTACGGCCGGTGCTGCGGAAGTGGACGTGGACGTGCTGATGGCGGGCAACCGGAGGATTCTCACCAATTCCAAATACCTTGAGCATAGTCAGGAACTGTCGCTGAACACGCTTGGCTACTACGCGCAGACCGAACTTACGCTGGGCAACTTCACCCTTACTCCGGGGCTGCGTGCCGATTATGACGATTTTTCCACCAATCTGGACATAGCCCACCGCCTGAAGGCCGAATACGACACCTTCGGCGACGGTTCTCTGCGGCTGACAGCGGGCCTGAACCGTTATTACGGCGGTCAGCTTTCGGCCTATGCGCTTAGGCGGTACCGCCCGCAGATTGTGTTTCAGCAGCGCGACATGGATGGCGACGGCGTGTTCGAGTCGAGCAAGACCACCTATGGAACGGACAAGAAGCACAGCATGTCGGGGCTGGATACGCCGTATACCGATGAAATTTCCGCCGGTGTGCAGGGTGATTTTCTGGGCTTTGAATACGGGGTCGAGCTGGTGAAGCGTGACTATAAGAACCAGCTGGTAAGCAAGAGCGACGACAAGAAAAGCTACTATATGACCAACGAAGGCAAGAGCGAATACGAAGGCATAACGCTGACCCTTGCCAGAGCCGTGCAGACGCAGTCCATGGGCGACCACGTGTTCGGTCTGGGCATTACCAAGTCCAAGCGCAAGACATTCAACGGCAGCTACGACGAAGATGCCTACGACGAGTCCAACGGTGTGCGGCTGGATTATGACAAGGTCTACTACAACGGCGAACTGACCGACCGTAATGCGCTGCCGGCAGACGATTACAACGCGCCTGTGGTGCTGACCTTTTCGTGGCAGGGGCATTTTATGGAAGATACGCTGCGCCTGAATACCGTCACCCGCTGGCGTGATTCGGCAACGGGGCTCATGGCCGATTCCCGTTTCAGCGATGACACGCCCCACGGCACCACTTCGGGCAGCAATACCAACAAAAGCGACAAGTGGATGGGTGAAAACGGTGAATACCACAACGCCTACAGACACGGTGTGATTTCCGGCGGGTTTGTGACCGACCTCGGCGTGGAATGGGATGTGCTGAAAGAAGAAGAGTACACCCTGACCATGCTCATGGATGTGAACAACGTGTTTGATGAATCGCAGGAAGTCAGTGTGACCGAAGGCGAAGCCTCGCGCGGGCGTTCCTTTTATGCCGGTTTCCGCTGCGAGTTTTAG
- a CDS encoding extracellular solute-binding protein, which translates to MQYALRRRKGVNMLAVVSGTAARVCMMAVCALWLMQAGAAAAQPLTVLTMDGEPRFAWNGRHFPHADPAAPKGGTLRLSARGNFDSMHAFIARGLPAAGIGLTVETLGTGAPDNTLFEYYGLIAQSFEVAPDFSHVTFNINPAARFHDGRPVTAHDVAVTFRLLMEHGAPRYKQYYAAVDRAEELSPLSVRFYLKEKNNKELPVILAQLPVLPAHYWQNHDFSQPSLVPAVGSGPYRVKDFAMGSYVEYELVDDYWARDLPVNKGRYNFGTIRYEYYRDETVAREAFKAGEFDLYPEGTAKAWVSAYTGPAVAAGHIRREELTTNRPMGMYGFFFNTRKDLFQDRRVRQALALLFDFEWTNKAIFHGSYTRSTSFFANSELASSGKPSQAELDVLRPFAGQLPPEVLTSAWDVPRTAGDGNIRPQMRQALALLQQAGWTLQDGRLRDAAGRPFEFTLLLQSAGSTRVVLPYRRNLERLGIIMNVAMSDPTQYVNRVRSFDYDMIMGRVPQSASPGNEQRSYWTSASAGTPGSRNYAGVRSAVVDALVERLIASPDRDSLVVNCRALDRVLLWGAYVIPGWYSSSVRIAYWDKFGRSETPPATGFDVHSWWVDKEAEKALRNAGTGYGN; encoded by the coding sequence ATGCAGTACGCATTGAGACGGCGGAAAGGCGTGAATATGCTGGCTGTAGTGAGCGGTACGGCGGCAAGGGTATGCATGATGGCTGTGTGCGCGTTGTGGCTGATGCAGGCCGGTGCGGCAGCGGCGCAGCCGCTTACGGTGCTGACCATGGACGGCGAACCGCGTTTTGCATGGAATGGCCGTCACTTTCCCCATGCCGACCCGGCCGCGCCCAAAGGCGGCACACTGCGTCTTTCGGCCAGAGGCAATTTCGACTCCATGCATGCCTTCATCGCACGGGGACTGCCCGCGGCGGGCATAGGGCTTACCGTGGAGACGCTGGGCACGGGAGCACCTGATAATACCCTGTTTGAATATTACGGGCTTATCGCGCAGTCATTTGAGGTTGCACCGGATTTTTCCCATGTGACGTTCAACATCAATCCCGCGGCGCGTTTTCATGACGGCAGGCCCGTCACCGCGCACGACGTGGCCGTCACCTTCCGCCTGCTGATGGAGCACGGCGCTCCCCGCTACAAGCAGTATTATGCCGCGGTGGACAGAGCCGAAGAACTGTCGCCCCTGAGCGTGCGGTTTTATCTGAAGGAAAAAAACAACAAGGAGCTGCCAGTCATACTGGCCCAGCTGCCGGTGCTGCCGGCGCACTACTGGCAGAATCATGACTTTTCGCAACCTTCGCTTGTGCCGGCCGTCGGCAGCGGGCCTTATCGGGTGAAGGATTTCGCCATGGGCAGTTACGTGGAGTACGAGCTTGTGGACGATTACTGGGCGCGCGACCTGCCCGTGAACAAGGGGCGTTATAATTTCGGCACCATCCGGTACGAATACTACCGTGACGAGACCGTGGCCAGAGAGGCGTTCAAAGCGGGAGAATTTGATCTGTACCCCGAGGGCACGGCCAAGGCATGGGTTTCTGCCTATACGGGACCGGCGGTTGCGGCGGGGCATATCAGACGTGAAGAGCTGACCACCAACAGGCCCATGGGCATGTACGGTTTCTTTTTCAATACCCGCAAAGATTTGTTTCAGGACAGACGCGTCCGTCAGGCGCTGGCCCTGCTTTTTGACTTCGAATGGACAAATAAGGCCATTTTTCACGGATCCTATACCCGCAGCACCAGCTTTTTCGCCAACAGCGAACTTGCCAGTTCCGGCAAGCCTTCTCAGGCGGAACTGGATGTGCTGCGGCCTTTTGCCGGACAGCTGCCGCCGGAAGTGCTGACCTCTGCCTGGGATGTTCCCCGTACGGCGGGCGACGGTAACATCCGTCCCCAGATGCGTCAGGCGCTGGCCCTGCTGCAGCAGGCCGGCTGGACGCTGCAGGACGGCCGTCTGCGCGATGCTGCCGGCAGGCCGTTTGAGTTCACCCTGCTGTTGCAGTCGGCGGGTTCCACCCGCGTGGTGCTGCCGTACCGCCGCAATCTGGAACGGCTGGGAATAATCATGAATGTGGCCATGTCAGACCCCACACAGTACGTCAACCGTGTGCGTTCTTTCGACTATGACATGATCATGGGCCGTGTGCCGCAGTCTGCCTCGCCCGGCAACGAACAGCGGTCCTACTGGACATCAGCGTCGGCCGGTACACCCGGATCGCGCAATTATGCCGGTGTGCGGTCAGCGGTGGTGGATGCTCTTGTGGAGCGGCTCATCGCTTCTCCGGACAGAGACTCGCTGGTGGTCAACTGCCGCGCGCTGGACAGGGTGCTGCTGTGGGGCGCCTATGTCATTCCCGGATGGTATTCGTCCTCTGTGCGCATTGCTTACTGGGACAAGTTCGGGCGCAGCGAAACGCCACCCGCCACAGGTTTTGACGTGCATTCGTGGTGGGTGGACAAAGAGGCGGAAAAAGCGCTGCGCAATGCCGGAACAGGATACGGGAACTGA